A region of Gracilinanus agilis isolate LMUSP501 chromosome 3, AgileGrace, whole genome shotgun sequence DNA encodes the following proteins:
- the NDUFB4 gene encoding NADH dehydrogenase [ubiquinone] 1 beta subcomplex subunit 4 isoform X1 has translation MSKYIPSRLATLPPTLDPAEYDLSPETRRAQVERLAIRSRLKRQYLLQYDNPHRRGIIEDPALLRWTYARTANVYPNFRPTPKTSLLGAVFGIGPLVFWYYVFKNDRDRKEKLIQEGKLERPLSITS, from the exons ATGTCGAAGTACATCCCCTCTAGGCTGGCCACCTTGCCCCCTACCCTCGATCCGGCCGAGTACGACTTATCGCCTGAGACCCGGCGGGCGCAGGTCGAGCGGCTGGCTATCCGCTCCCGCCTCAAGCGTCAGTACCTTCTGCAGTACGACAACCCTCACCGCCGGGGGATCATC gAAGATCCTGCTTTGCTTCGTTGGACTTATGCAAGAACAGCAAATGTCTACCCCAATTTCAGACCCACCCCTAAGACCTCACTCTTAGGCGCTGTGTTTGGAATTGGCCCCCTTGTCTTCTggtattatgtttttaaaaatgatagg gacaggaaagaaaaacttattcaagaaggaaaattggaaagaccACTGAGCATCACTTCTTGA